The segment TATGGTTAAGCCTCGTCCACCGCGACCAACGGTTCAATTCGTAGATACATACTGTGAATTATACAGAGACTTATTCGTAGAAGTCAGAGCTTATGAGTCCTTTAAATATCTTCAGTTGGGACTAATAAGTGAGCTAAAAAGAAAGAGTTTACCAGCTATAGCTAAGGTGGTAGGATTAAAAAATGGACAAGGATTACACCATTTTATTAGTCAATCGCCTTGGCAAGCTTGTGACCTAGAGAAAAGAAGATTAGAAATTATCGTAGCTCTCTTAGAAGGAAGAGAAATTATGGTAATAATAGATGAGACAGGAGATAAAAAGAAAGGAGAAAAGACCGATTATGTCAAGAGACAATATATCGGCAATTTAGGAAAAATTGAAAAGGGGATAGTATCGGTGAATGCCTATGGGTATTGCGAGGGAATGACTTTTCCGTTAAAGTTTAAAATCTTTAAACCGAAAGAGAGATTAAAAGAGGGAGATAAGTATCAAACAAAACCAGAACTAGGAGCAGAATTAGTGAAAGAAATTCAAGAGATGGGCTTTAATATAAAAAGAGTATTAGCTGATAGTTTGTATGGGGAAAGTCATAGTAACTTTATTAGTATTTTAGAAAAATTGGGAATAGAATATGCAGTGGGAATCCGCAGTAATCATGGGGTATGGCTACCCAAAGGACAAATAGTAAGAGCTAATAGATGGAGAGCTTATAAGAATATCAGATGGAATGGTCAAGAAGAAACTCGTTACATTCGAGAGATAATTTATGGCAAAAGAAGAGAGGTGCAAGACTGGCAAATTACCACCGATAAAGAAACTGTTCCTGATGACTCAACTTGGTTTGTTATGACCAAAATTCCGAGCCTTAATTATAAAGAAGTTGGCGATATTTACAAAATACGAGCTTATGAAGAACAAGGATTTAGAAACAGTAAAAATGAGTTAGGATGGGCAGATTTTCGCTTGACAAACTATGCAGATATACAAAAATGGTGGGAATTAGTGATGTGTGCCTATCTCCTGGTTTGTCTACATCATGATATTTTTAACCCTTCCGTTGCTCCCATCCCTAACTGCTATCAACAACATGACTTATGGGACTCAGAAAAAGGCTGGAAAAATCAGCTAAATAACCTTCAGTTGATTTGACAGCCTTTTATCTGTTTTAATTTGATTTTAAGATGGCTGAAAATTTTTCCTATCCCTCAATTATCGTTAGGTTTTCCTAGGCTTATTGCCAAATTTAATGACTTTGATTGTTTACGATATTTGGTTTATTGTTGGCATGACTTTTGTTATTCTTCTGCCTAGATTGACAGAAGAGAGATAACCCTAACTTTTTAAGGGTCTCTAACAGAAATGTTGAATGTTAAGAAATCGAGATAAAAAACCCCGATCCCATCCTATTTTCGTAGGGGTTTAATACCATTAAACCCGTTGAAGAGGCAAAATTAATTGTATCCAACCTCCCCCCGTTTCCGGATGGTTTTTAGCGGTAATATTGCCCCCATGGGCTTTAATAATTTCCAAGGCGATCGCTAGTCCTAAACCACTTCCTTGACGACGAGATTCAGGATCAGTCCCTTGTCGCACTCGTGAGGGTTCCCCTCGATATAACCGATCAAAAATATAGGGTAAGTCTTTTTCGAGAAAACCTGAACCTTGATCAATAATATCGATTTGAATACTTTGATCATCTGGGGTCAATTGAAGAGTCACTTCAATGACACCGTTAGGGGGGCTGTGTTTGAGACTATTATCAAAGATATTCAAAAAAACTTGGAATAAACGGGCGCGATCGCCTGAAAACGTGAGTTCTGTCAGTTCTCTAAAGTTTAAGGTAACTTGGGTTTTTTGGGCTAGGGGTGCTAAACTTTGCCAAGCTGATTGGATTAATTCTCCTAAGTCCAGAGATTCACAGGTTAGGGTTTGACTATGATTTTCCCCTAATTGACTTAAATCAAGCCAATCTTCGACTAATTTAATCAGGCGTTGAGTTTCGCTTAAAAGTTGGTTAATCCAACGGCGTTCGGGGTTTTCCAAGCGGTTCTGTAGGGTTTCTGCCACTAGGGAAATGGCGGTTAAGGGGGTTCGCAATTCGTGGGTAAGATCAGAAAAGGCGCGATCGCGGGATTGGGATAATTCTAACAAGGGTTGTTGATTTTCGAGAAATACTGCTACTTCGCCTTGTTTTAGGGGATAGCTAGAGGCTTTTAGGCTAATAGAGATGGGGCGATCGCCTGATAATAGTTGATTATCATAATTCGGTGGATAAAACACCCATTCTTTTGTTTGAGGGGTTTGACGCTGGCGAGTTCGTTGAATCTGTTGATCGAGTTCATAGGAACGCACCAACTCCAAGAGGAGGCGAACTTGTCCAGGTTGCCAACGATCAAGTTTAAGCAATTGTTGCGCTTGTGGGTTGCACCACAAGAGTTGATTATCTTGATCGATATGAAGATAACCAATGGGCAGGAGATCAAGGATCTGTTGTTGCTGTTGTAACGTTTCCGTTTGTTGTTGACACTGTTGTTGCAAATAAAGAATTTCTCGACGTACTAGGGACACCGCAGACAAAGATGAGGCTAAATCTTTGGTATCGGGTGAAGCGATCAAGATTTTTTGCAATTGAGACTTAAAGCGGTAGTAATTCCACCCCCAAAGTATCATACCAATAAGCAAACCTAGGACAAATAGTGACAAAGTTAATCACAACCTGACTAAAATCGATTGATTCTATGGTAACTGTTAACTGTCCATAACTATGCTATTCGACTTGTCGTAGAAATCTTACCCGAAGCGATAGCCAAATCCTCGTACTGTAATGAGATATTCTGGTTGACTGGGATCGGTTTCTAATTTTTCGCGTAACCAACGAATATGAACATCAACGGTTTTGGTATCTCCTAGGAAATCAGCCCCCCACACTTGATCAATCAACTGTTCACGGGACCAAACCCGACGAGGATAACTCATAAATAGCTCTAATAGACGATATTCTTTAGGAGAAAGGTTAATTTCTTCTCCACGAACAACTACCCGACATTCTTCGGGATAAAGGCTAATATCTTTGAACTTACGAACTGGGGCGGAGGAAACGTTGTTAAAGTCTTGACGACGAATTAAAGCACGACACCGCGCGACTAACTCGCGCATACTAAAGGGTTTCGTTAGATAATCATCGGCTCCTACTTCTAATCCTAGTACCCGGTCGGTTTCGCTGGCTTTGGCACTGAGTATCAGAATAGGTACAATATTGTTATTATAACGTAGCAGACGGCAGATATCTAAGCCGTTAACCTGAGGTAACATCAAATCCAGTACCACTAGGTCAAAACCTGACTCAGTTCCTAGGGTGGCAACATCTTGTAATAAGCTTAAAGCGGTTCGTCCATCGCTTGCTGTTATCACTTCGTAGCCTTGTTCTTCTAAGGCGATGGTGATCATATCCCGAATCACATCCTCGTCTTCAACGACTAAAATTCGATGGTTAGGGACGATTTTCTCTAAGGATGAAGACTCAGCTAAGTCCAGAGATAGCATAAAAATACCGTTAATGTTAGCTTCTTGTTAAGATATACAATAAAAATTCAATTTTGGGAACATTAAACTTTCCCTTATCTTACCCTATCCTTAAAGAATTTAACCTTCTATGCTGCTACAGTTAAGCACCTGGCCAGAAGTTGAAAACTATCTAAAGACTTCATCGGGATTAATCATTCCCATCGGTTCGACGGAACAACATGGACCCACGGGGTTAATTGGAACGGATGCGATTTGTGCCGAGGCGATCGCTAAAGGGGTGGGGGAAGAAGTCCAGGCTATGGTTGCACCGACCATTAATGTTGGAATGGCGTTACATCATACGGCTTTCCCTGGAACCATTAGTTTACGTCCTACGACGCTCATTCAGGTGATTCTGGATTATCTGACTTGTTTGACTGAGGCAGGTTTTAGACGCTTTTTCTTTATTAATGGGCACGGGGGCAATATAGCTACCTTAAAAGCTGCTTTTTCTGAAGTTTATTACCATTTAGCTCATCTTAGACTCTCTGAAGCGGATCAAGTACGCTGTCAGGTGGGTAACTGGTTTATGTGCCGTTCGGTCTATCAAAAGGCGAAGGAATGGTATGGTGATCAAGAGGGATCTCATGCAACTCCGTCTGAAGTAGCTGTTACCCAATATGTTTATCCTGAATCTATTAAAAAAGCGGCATTATCCCCAGATGTTGCGTCAGGATATCCTATCTATGGGGCAGAGGATTTTCGCCGTCATTATCCTGATGGTAGAATGGGTTCTAATCCGGCTTTAGCGACTCCAGAACACGGTCAAGAATTTTATGAGTTAGCCGTTAAAGAACTGTCTAATTCTTATCTAGAATTTTTGCAATCTGAGTAAGTTAAAATCTCCTATTTATTGTCCTGCTGCAAAGATTTCTGCTGCTGTTAGGGTTAACTGCGGAAATACAGAAGAAATGATGCGATCGCTATCACGAAATTGTTGAACTTGATACTCTCCATCGAGTAACTGACATAGTTATTTCAAATAATCTCTCTTCTGTCAATCTAGGCAGAAGAATAACAAAAGTCATGCCAACAATAAACCAAATATCGTAAACAATCAAAGTCATTAAATTTGGCAATAAGCCTAGGAAAACCTAACGATAATTGAGGGATAGGAAAAATTTTCAGCCATCTTAAAATCAAATTAAAACAGATAAAAGGCTGTCAAATCAACTGAAGGTTATTTAGCTGATTTTTCCAGCCTTTTTCTGAGTCCCATAAGTCATGTTGTTGATAGCAGTTAGGGATGGGAGCAACGGAAGGGTTAAAAATATCATGATGTAGACAAACCAGGAGATAGGCACACATCACTAATTCCCACCATTTTTGTATATCTGCATAGTTTGTCAAGCGAAAATCTGCCCATCCTAACTCATTTTTACTGTTTCTAAATCCTTGTTCTTCATAAGCTCGTATTTTGTAAATATCGCCAACTTCTTTATAATTAAGGCTCGGAATTTTGGTCATAACAAACCAAGTTGAGTCATCAGGAACAGTTTCTTTATCGGTGGTAATTTGCCAGTCTTGCACCTCTCTTCTTTTGCCATAAATTATCTCTCGAATGTAACGAGTTTCTTCTTGACCATTCCATCTGATATTCTTATAAGCTCTCCATCTATTAGCTCTTACTATTTGTCCTTTGGGTAGCCATACCCCATGATTACTGCGGATTCCCACTGCATATTCTATTCCCAATTTTTCTAAAATACTAATAAAGTTACTATGACTTTCCCCATACAAACTATCAGCTAATACTCTTTTTATATTAAAGCCCATCTCTTGAATTTCTTTCACTAATTCTGCTCCTAGTTCTGGTTTTGTTTGATACTTATCTCCCTCTTTTAATCTCTCTTTCGGTTTAAAGATTTTAAACTTTAACGGAAAAGTCATTCCCTCGCAATACCCATAGGCATTCACCGATACTATCCCCTTTTCAATTTTTCCTAAATTGCCGATATATTGTCTCTTGACATAATCGGTCTTTTCTCCTTTCTTTTTATCTCCTGTCTCATCTATTATTACCATAATTTCTCTTCCTTCTAAGAGAGCTACGATAATTTCTAATCTTCTTTTCTCTAGGTCACAAGCTTGCCAAGGCGATTGACTAATAAAATGGTGTAATCCTTGTCCATTTTTTAATCCTACCACCTTAGCTATAGCTGGTAAACTCTTTCTTTTTAGCTCACTTATTAGTCCCAACTGAAGATATTTAAAGGACTCATAAGCTCTGACTTCTACGAATAAGTCTCTGTATAATTCACAGTATGTATCTACGAATTGAACCGTTGGTCGCGGTGGACGAGGCTTAACCATAATCTCTGTCTGGCTTTCAAGCTTTTTTTCTCATTTTACCTCACCCAGTTTGACAGAAGAGAGTTATCTCTCTTCTGTCACTCTTGGAAAGGATGATCGCTAAAAGTCTTATGACAAGAACACTTGAGCGATTTGACCAGAATTTTAATTTCTTAATAGAAAATAAGGTAGCGATCGCCCTTTTTGTAAGAGTTCTAGAAATTAGAAATTATCAGGGTTCCCCCAGAGTGACAAAAGAGAGTTATCTCTCTTCTGTCACTCTTGGAAAGGATGATCGCTAAAAGTCTTATGACAAGAACACTTGAGCGATTTGACCAGAATTTTAATTTCTTAATAGAAAATAAGGTAGCGATCGCCCTTTTTGTAAGAGTTCTAGAAATTAGAAATTATCAGGGTTCCCCCAGAGTGACAAAAGAGAGTTATCTTTCTTCTGTCACTCTCGGAAAGATGATCGCTAAAAGTCTTATGACAACGAAACTTGAGCGATTTGACCAGAATTTTGATTTCTTAATAGAAAATAAGGTAGCGATCGCCCTTTTTGTAAGAGTTTTAGAGCTTAGAAATCATCAGGTTTCCCCCAGAGTGACAAAAGAGAGTTATATGAAATCCGTTTAATCAGTTAATGCAAGTATCAGTTGTCGGCCACCAATGAAAACAAGTTAATCCACTCACAAATTCTGGCTGTTCCATTAATACCTTAAGGCGAGGAATCAAGACCTCTTCTAATTCTTCTATTGTTTCAAAAGAACGATTATAACGTCTGGCTAATTCACGAACCCACTCAACTGTATATCCCGTGGCGATCGCTACCTCTTCTGTTTTTTTTCCACTAGCTAATAGCCAGATTATCTG is part of the Rippkaea orientalis PCC 8801 genome and harbors:
- a CDS encoding sensor histidine kinase, with product MILWGWNYYRFKSQLQKILIASPDTKDLASSLSAVSLVRREILYLQQQCQQQTETLQQQQQILDLLPIGYLHIDQDNQLLWCNPQAQQLLKLDRWQPGQVRLLLELVRSYELDQQIQRTRQRQTPQTKEWVFYPPNYDNQLLSGDRPISISLKASSYPLKQGEVAVFLENQQPLLELSQSRDRAFSDLTHELRTPLTAISLVAETLQNRLENPERRWINQLLSETQRLIKLVEDWLDLSQLGENHSQTLTCESLDLGELIQSAWQSLAPLAQKTQVTLNFRELTELTFSGDRARLFQVFLNIFDNSLKHSPPNGVIEVTLQLTPDDQSIQIDIIDQGSGFLEKDLPYIFDRLYRGEPSRVRQGTDPESRRQGSGLGLAIALEIIKAHGGNITAKNHPETGGGWIQLILPLQRV
- a CDS encoding creatininase family protein, coding for MLLQLSTWPEVENYLKTSSGLIIPIGSTEQHGPTGLIGTDAICAEAIAKGVGEEVQAMVAPTINVGMALHHTAFPGTISLRPTTLIQVILDYLTCLTEAGFRRFFFINGHGGNIATLKAAFSEVYYHLAHLRLSEADQVRCQVGNWFMCRSVYQKAKEWYGDQEGSHATPSEVAVTQYVYPESIKKAALSPDVASGYPIYGAEDFRRHYPDGRMGSNPALATPEHGQEFYELAVKELSNSYLEFLQSE
- a CDS encoding helix-turn-helix domain-containing protein, encoding MPRRIEIVSHLSITELQTKYRSAKNPVTRSQYQIIWLLASGKKTEEVAIATGYTVEWVRELARRYNRSFETIEELEEVLIPRLKVLMEQPEFVSGLTCFHWWPTTDTCIN
- a CDS encoding winged helix-turn-helix domain-containing protein encodes the protein MLSLDLAESSSLEKIVPNHRILVVEDEDVIRDMITIALEEQGYEVITASDGRTALSLLQDVATLGTESGFDLVVLDLMLPQVNGLDICRLLRYNNNIVPILILSAKASETDRVLGLEVGADDYLTKPFSMRELVARCRALIRRQDFNNVSSAPVRKFKDISLYPEECRVVVRGEEINLSPKEYRLLELFMSYPRRVWSREQLIDQVWGADFLGDTKTVDVHIRWLREKLETDPSQPEYLITVRGFGYRFG